ATCAGATTGGGACTGGCAAGGGTGGTGGCCTGAAGAAAACTTACCAGTTAAACTTCCAGTAATAGAAGATTACAAACCTGAAGGAAACGGCCGTGGACCTTTGGCAAACCATCCAGAGTTTTATGAAGTAAAATGCCCGCATTGTGGAAGCAATGCTAAAAGAGAAACAGACGTAGCTGATACATTTTTAGATAGTTCATGGTATTTTTTACGATATCCTTCAACAAACTTTGATAAAGTTCCTTTTGATAAGGAAATTACTAAGAAATGGCTTCCTGTTAACCAATACTTTGGCGGAGCGGAGCATGCAGTGCTACATCTTATGTATGCAAGATTTGTGACAATGGTTCTTCATGATCTTGATTATTTAAATTTTGAAGAACCTTTTCCAAACTTCTTTGCGCACGGGTTGATGATTAAAGATGGTGCAAAGATGAGTAAATCTCGAGGGAACGTTGTCAATCCTGATGAATACATCAAAAAATTTGGTGCAGACACATTAAGAATGTATGTGGTATTTATTGGTCCAATGGACGGCTCACCAGACTTTAGAGATACAGGCATAGAGGGAATGCAAAAGTTTATTAGAAGAGTTTGGAATTTATATTTCGAAAACAAAAAACCAAAAGATGAAAAGAAATTACAGTCAAAATTACACCAAACCATTCAAAAGGTTACAAAAGATATAGAAATATTTCATTACAATACAGCGATTGCAACAATCATGGAATTTGTTAACTATTTATATGACAACGGAACTAGCAAAGAATCGTTAATTGCCTTATGTCAGCTTCTTGCTCCTTTTGCACCGCACGTTACAGAAGAATTATGGAATGAAGTATTGCAAGAAAAATATTCGGTTCATAATTCAAATTGGCCTAAATATAATTCAAAATATATTAAAGTAGATCAGTTAACAATAATTGTTCAAGTAAATGGTAAATTCAGATCCCAGGTTCAAGTTGAAACAAGCGAAGGAAAAGATAAGAAAAAAATAACAGCTCTTGCATTAAAAGACGAAAAAGTTGAAAAATGGATCAGTGGAAAAGACTACAAAGTCATTTTTGTCGCAGGCAAAATTATTAATTTTGTCGTCTCCATATAAACTTCAGATCATTTTCTTAAGCTTAGGCATAATCCTTGTTATTCTAGGTTTAATATTGAGAGGCAATAATCATTCTACAAGCAATCAGAGTCAAGAAGTGCTAGGAAATTCTACAGTTGAAAATAGTCCAGAAAGTAGCGCTTCATTAAAAATAGAAATTGATGTCTCAGGTGAGGTTGTAAACCCTGGAGTTTATGAGTTGGATTTTGGCAGTAGAGTAGAAGATGCATTACAAAAAGCCGGAGGAATTACTGACAATGCTGATAAAAACTGGGTTGATAAAAATATTAATAAGGCGGCAAAATTAACAGACGGCCAAAAGATCTATATACCTTCTCTTCAGCAATCAAACAATGACATTGCTAGCTCAAATGAACAAAATTCAAGTGTCGCACAATCAGAAAGTGGGCAAATAAATATTAACACTGCAAGTCTTGGAGAACTGGAAAGTTTAGAAGGAATAGGCCAAGTATACGGTCAAAAAATAATTGATAACAGACCGTACTCGGCTGTTGAAGAGTTGCTTTCCAAAAGTGTTTTAAAACAAAGCGAATATAACAAAATAAAAGACCGACTGATTGTTTATTAATTTTAAAATGAAATATTCCTTGTGGTTTTTGTTGATCTGTCTTCTTCTTTTTCGTCTCCTGACAACTAATTTGCAAAAGCCTGTTCAAGACATTAACGAAAATTTTATTAGTAAATCTTTAGAAAATTTTTTTGATACATCAATACCAGGGGATAAAGGAGAAATTTTGTCAAGTATTGTTTTGGGTACAAAAAATAATTTAACTTATTTTTTGGGAAACAAAATTAAAAATTTAGGAATAACTTTCTTAACAGAAACATCTGGAATAAAAATAACAATTCTTGCAGGATTCTTAATGACTATTTTTATAAATAAAATTAAAAGGCAAAAATCTGCAATATTAATAATTCTTATTATATGGATTTATATATTTATTACTGGCTCTCAGACATCATCGATTAAATCAGGTTTAATTACTACAATTGCATTCATCGGTTTAATTTTTGGGCGTGTGACAAATACTCTTAAAATTAGTTTAATTGTGTTTCTGTTAATGCTAATTATTTGGCCCTTTTTAATACTAGACTTGGGCTTCATTTTATCTTTTACAGCCACATTCTCAATCGTTTTGTTCAACTCAAAAATAAAAAATTCATTAAAATTTATTCCAGAAATCTTAAAGGAGGATCTATCAATAGCCCTTAGTACAAATCTGGGAATTTTTCCAATAATCTTTTTTCTTTTTGGCAATTTTAATTTCTTGGGAGCAATTCTATCTCTACTCCTGGTTTGGACAATTTCTCCAATTTTAATTTTAGGCCTGGCTGGAGGGTTAATAAGCTTCATTTCGCCTGTTTTAGGGAAATTAATTTTATTACCTGTGATACCTCTTTTAAGTTACTTTATTTCAATATTAGGCTTATAGTCATGATATAATTTATTAATGAACATTAAACAAGAAATCCAAAAATCACTAGAAAAAGCTTCTGGGATCAAGAACCCTCATGTAGAATTTTCATCAAAAACTGAATTTGGAGATTACACAACTAATATCGCTATTCAAAATAAATTAAACGCAAAAGAATTGATTTCTAAATTAAACGACGATAACGATTTAAAAAAAATTGTCTCAAAAATAGAAATTGCAGGCCCAGGATTTATAAATTTTCACTTGAACACTAAAGTACTTACTAACAATTTATCTCAAATTATTGAGCAAAAAGGTAAGTATGGAAATAGTGAAAAAAACAAAGGTAAAACTTGGCTTATTGAGCATACATCTCCAAATCCGAACAAAGCTATGCATTTAGGACATCTTAGAAACAATATTCTCGGTATGGCTATCGCTAATATTTGGCAGACAACTGGAGTAAGAGTAATTAGAGACGATATTGATAATAATAGAGGAATTGCAATTGCTAAGCTTATGTGGGGTTATCTTAAATTTGCAAATAAAAATAAAAAAGAAATTACTGATATAAACTATTGGTACGAGCATCAAGACGAATGGAGTGAGCCAAGTGATTCAAATATTCGCCCCGACAGGTTTGTTGATGAACTATACGCAAGAGCTTCAATTGATTTTGAGAATGAAGAAAATGAAAAGAAAATAAGACAAATCGTTATTAATTGGGAGAAAGACGACAAAATCACATGGGAACTTTGGAAAAAAGTTTTGGAATATTCATATCGAGGTCAACAATTAACTCTCAAAAGATTAGGAAATATTCATGACAAGGTTTGGCACGAGCATGAACATTATAAAAAAGGTAAAGAAATAGTCGAAGATGGTTTAAAAAAGGGAATTTTCAAAAATGGAAAAGGTGGAGCAATAGTTACAGACCTTAAAAAATATAACTTACCAGACACAGTCGTAATTAAATCAGATGGAACTGCTTTGTATATTACTCAAGATCTTGCCCTAACCAAACTTAAAATAGAAACCTTTCATCCAAATCATTTATTTTGGGTAATTGGTCCTGAGCAATCTCTTGCCTTAAAACAATTATTTGCAGTTTGTGAACAATTGGGAATTGGTAAACTTGATATGTTTACACATATTGCGTTTGGATTCATGAGTATTAAAGGCCAAGGAAAAATGAGCTCGAGAAAAGGAAATGTTGTTTATATTGACGATCTTATTGATGAAGCTAAAGAAAAAATAATAAAAATGCATTCTATAAATAATAATTTAGCAGAAGAAATTGCTCTCGGTGCAATAAAATACAGTATTTTAAAAGTTGGCAGAATGCAAGATATTGCATTCGATTTTAACGAATCTCTCAGCTTTGAAGGCAACTCTGGCCCATATATTCAATACACATATGCAAGAGCTCAAAGTATTTTAAATAAATCAAACAAGAAACCTAAACTTAGTGATGTAATTATGAATGAAGAAGAAAACCTAATTGAAAGATTATTATCAAGATTCCCAGAAATAATTGAATTAGCAGCCACTTCTTATTCCCCAAATATTTTATGTGAGTATTTATATAATGTTGCATCTTTATTTAATACATATTATAACAAAGTACAAATAATTGGATCAGAAAACGAAGAATTTAAGCTTGCATTAACTTTCTCAGTGGGACAAATTTTAAAAAATGGATTAAATTTGCTTGGAATTGAAGCACCAGGTAAAATGTAAATCATGAATTTTAATAAAACAACTTTACCATCAGGCCTTCGTGTTCTAACTATTCCTATGTCTGGAGCAGAATCAGTTACTGTTACTGTCTGGGCAAATGTCGGTAGCAGGTATGAAGAAGAGCAAGTTGCAGGAATTTCTCATTTTACAGAACACATTGTATTTAAAGGTAGCAAAAAGTATCCGACTACAAAAGATTTATCTTCGTTTGTAGATTCTTTTGGCGGGGAATTTAACGCAGGAACTACAAAAGAATGGACTAATTTCTACATTAAATCTTCTAAAAATCATCTGGAAAAAGCATTTGACGTTTTATCTGATATGATTTTAAATCCTTTGATAGACAAAGATGAACTTGAAAAAGAAAAAGGAGTAATTTTAGAAGAGAAAGCAATGTACGAAGACACTCCCACTTCAGATATTGGTGATGTATTTGAAGAACTTATTTTTCAAGGAAACCCTCTTGGGAGAAACATAGTAGGTACTGAAAAAGCGATTAAAAATATTACAAGAAATGATTTTATTGAGTTTAGAAAGAAATATTACTTTCCTGAAAACCTACTTATTACAGTTGCAGGCGGAGTAACAGAAAAAGAAGCGATAGATTTAGTAAATAAATATTTTATTAATCTTCCAGAAAACGAACCAAAAGAAAATTTTCCAAAATTTGTTGCGAAACAAAATGAGCCCTGGGTTAAATTAAAATATAAAAAAATCGAGCAGGCTCATTTAATTTTGGGCTTCCGAGGTTTCAAATTAGGAGATCAAACCCGTTTTGCTGAAAATATTTTGGCAACTATTTTAGGTAAAGGAATGTCTTCCAGATTATTTATTGAAGTAAGAGAAAAAAGAGGACTAGCTTATTCTGTTCATACAAGCGCAGATCATTTAATTGATACTGGTTATTTCTCAACTTATGTCGGTGTGGATCCAAAAAATGCAGAGGAAGCCATTAAAATCATTTTAGAAGAGCACTATGCAATAAAAGATAAAGTTAAGTTAATTGAAGTTTCAGAGTTTCAAAAAGCGAAAGAATACCTCAAAGGCCATATTGCTTTAAGTCTTGAAGATACAAGTGCAGTTAAT
The Patescibacteria group bacterium genome window above contains:
- a CDS encoding pitrilysin family protein; the encoded protein is MNFNKTTLPSGLRVLTIPMSGAESVTVTVWANVGSRYEEEQVAGISHFTEHIVFKGSKKYPTTKDLSSFVDSFGGEFNAGTTKEWTNFYIKSSKNHLEKAFDVLSDMILNPLIDKDELEKEKGVILEEKAMYEDTPTSDIGDVFEELIFQGNPLGRNIVGTEKAIKNITRNDFIEFRKKYYFPENLLITVAGGVTEKEAIDLVNKYFINLPENEPKENFPKFVAKQNEPWVKLKYKKIEQAHLILGFRGFKLGDQTRFAENILATILGKGMSSRLFIEVREKRGLAYSVHTSADHLIDTGYFSTYVGVDPKNAEEAIKIILEEHYAIKDKVKLIEVSEFQKAKEYLKGHIALSLEDTSAVNQFFGEKELLIESPQTPEEIFESLDKVTIDQVYDVAKQIFLKQNLNLSIIGPYNGQDKFKKILV
- the argS gene encoding arginine--tRNA ligase; the protein is MNIKQEIQKSLEKASGIKNPHVEFSSKTEFGDYTTNIAIQNKLNAKELISKLNDDNDLKKIVSKIEIAGPGFINFHLNTKVLTNNLSQIIEQKGKYGNSEKNKGKTWLIEHTSPNPNKAMHLGHLRNNILGMAIANIWQTTGVRVIRDDIDNNRGIAIAKLMWGYLKFANKNKKEITDINYWYEHQDEWSEPSDSNIRPDRFVDELYARASIDFENEENEKKIRQIVINWEKDDKITWELWKKVLEYSYRGQQLTLKRLGNIHDKVWHEHEHYKKGKEIVEDGLKKGIFKNGKGGAIVTDLKKYNLPDTVVIKSDGTALYITQDLALTKLKIETFHPNHLFWVIGPEQSLALKQLFAVCEQLGIGKLDMFTHIAFGFMSIKGQGKMSSRKGNVVYIDDLIDEAKEKIIKMHSINNNLAEEIALGAIKYSILKVGRMQDIAFDFNESLSFEGNSGPYIQYTYARAQSILNKSNKKPKLSDVIMNEEENLIERLLSRFPEIIELAATSYSPNILCEYLYNVASLFNTYYNKVQIIGSENEEFKLALTFSVGQILKNGLNLLGIEAPGKM
- a CDS encoding ComEC/Rec2 family competence protein: MKYSLWFLLICLLLFRLLTTNLQKPVQDINENFISKSLENFFDTSIPGDKGEILSSIVLGTKNNLTYFLGNKIKNLGITFLTETSGIKITILAGFLMTIFINKIKRQKSAILIILIIWIYIFITGSQTSSIKSGLITTIAFIGLIFGRVTNTLKISLIVFLLMLIIWPFLILDLGFILSFTATFSIVLFNSKIKNSLKFIPEILKEDLSIALSTNLGIFPIIFFLFGNFNFLGAILSLLLVWTISPILILGLAGGLISFISPVLGKLILLPVIPLLSYFISILGL
- a CDS encoding ComEA family DNA-binding protein, with amino-acid sequence MLGNSTVENSPESSASLKIEIDVSGEVVNPGVYELDFGSRVEDALQKAGGITDNADKNWVDKNINKAAKLTDGQKIYIPSLQQSNNDIASSNEQNSSVAQSESGQININTASLGELESLEGIGQVYGQKIIDNRPYSAVEELLSKSVLKQSEYNKIKDRLIVY